From the genome of Yersinia enterocolitica, one region includes:
- a CDS encoding N-acetyltransferase, which translates to MTTATPIRLLVRPITVADNLAIANVIRDVSAEFGLTADKGYTVSDPNLDHLFELYSQPRSAYWVIEVDGNIAGGGGVAPLSGGEADLCELQKMYFLPILRGKGLAKQLALQALAFARQQGFGRCYLETTASLTSAIGLYEKLGFEHIDCSMGNTGHVDCEVTMLKKL; encoded by the coding sequence ATGACCACTGCCACACCGATCCGTCTGCTGGTGCGCCCTATCACCGTCGCAGACAATCTCGCTATCGCCAATGTTATCCGTGATGTTTCGGCTGAATTCGGCTTGACCGCAGATAAAGGCTATACCGTATCTGATCCTAATCTGGATCACTTGTTTGAGCTATATAGTCAGCCACGTAGCGCTTATTGGGTGATCGAGGTCGACGGTAATATCGCTGGCGGCGGCGGCGTAGCACCGTTGTCAGGTGGCGAAGCCGATCTGTGTGAATTGCAGAAAATGTATTTCCTGCCCATATTACGCGGTAAAGGTTTGGCAAAACAGTTAGCGTTACAAGCGTTGGCGTTTGCTCGTCAGCAGGGTTTTGGTCGCTGCTATCTGGAAACCACTGCCAGCCTGACCAGCGCCATTGGCTTATATGAGAAATTGGGTTTTGAGCATATTGACTGTTCGATGGGCAATACCGGCCATGTGGACTGCGAAGTGACGATGCTAAAAAAACTGTGA
- a CDS encoding ribonuclease E inhibitor RraB, giving the protein MANREMLDEQRDETRLIIEELLDDGSDPDALYTIEHHLSAEKFDVLEKAAVEAFKLGYEVTDAEELEVEDGSLVMCCDVISEVALNAEIIDAQVEQLIALAETCGVNYDGWGTYYEDPNAEDDEDGDFDGEELVDEDDDGKRH; this is encoded by the coding sequence ATGGCAAACCGCGAAATGCTGGACGAACAACGTGACGAGACCCGCCTGATCATCGAAGAACTGCTAGACGATGGCAGTGACCCAGATGCGCTATACACCATTGAACATCACCTTTCCGCTGAGAAGTTCGACGTGTTGGAGAAGGCTGCCGTTGAAGCATTCAAGCTGGGTTATGAAGTGACAGATGCTGAAGAGCTGGAAGTGGAAGATGGCTCATTAGTGATGTGTTGTGACGTGATCAGTGAAGTTGCACTAAATGCTGAAATCATTGATGCACAGGTTGAACAACTTATTGCACTGGCCGAAACCTGTGGCGTTAACTACGATGGTTGGGGCACCTACTACGAAGACCCGAACGCCGAAGATGACGAAGACGGTGATTTCGACGGTGAAGAGTTGGTGGACGAAGACGACGACGGTAAGCGCCACTAA
- the argF gene encoding ornithine carbamoyltransferase, translating into MSQFYKRHFLRLLDFTPTEITALLDLAAELKQAKKSGCEQQKLAGKNIALIFEKDSTRTRCSFEVAAYDQGARVTYLGPGGSQIGHKESIKDTARVLGRMYDGIQYRGHGQQIVETLAEFAGVPVWNGLTNEFHPTQLLADLLTMQEHLPGKALSEMKFAYLGDARNNMGNTMLEAAALVGMDLRLVAPKACWPEASLVAACRAQAQKTGGKITLTEDIAEGVKGADFLYTDVWVSMGEPKEVWQERVALLKPYQVNMEVVKLTGNPQVKFLHCLPAFHDDQTTVGKQMAEQYDLPGGMEVTEEVFESAHSIVFDQAENRLHTIKAVMVATLGQD; encoded by the coding sequence ATGAGTCAGTTCTATAAACGTCACTTTCTAAGGTTACTGGATTTTACCCCCACCGAGATTACGGCCCTGCTGGACCTAGCTGCTGAACTCAAGCAAGCCAAGAAATCAGGCTGTGAGCAGCAAAAATTAGCAGGTAAGAATATCGCGCTCATCTTCGAAAAAGACTCAACTCGTACCCGATGCTCTTTCGAAGTTGCCGCATATGATCAAGGTGCTCGCGTGACTTACCTCGGCCCAGGTGGGAGCCAAATTGGGCATAAAGAATCAATTAAAGATACCGCCAGAGTGCTAGGCCGCATGTATGACGGTATCCAATATCGCGGTCACGGGCAACAAATCGTTGAAACGTTGGCCGAATTTGCCGGCGTCCCGGTATGGAATGGTCTGACAAATGAATTCCATCCAACCCAGCTACTGGCTGATTTGCTGACCATGCAAGAACATTTGCCGGGTAAGGCGCTGAGTGAAATGAAATTTGCCTATCTTGGAGATGCACGTAACAACATGGGTAACACCATGCTGGAGGCGGCGGCGCTGGTCGGGATGGATCTACGCCTGGTTGCACCAAAAGCATGTTGGCCAGAGGCCAGTCTGGTGGCGGCTTGTCGGGCGCAGGCACAGAAAACGGGCGGAAAAATAACACTGACAGAAGATATTGCCGAAGGGGTAAAAGGCGCTGATTTCCTGTACACCGATGTTTGGGTGTCAATGGGTGAGCCGAAAGAGGTGTGGCAAGAACGTGTTGCCTTACTGAAACCTTATCAGGTCAATATGGAGGTGGTAAAACTCACTGGTAACCCGCAGGTCAAATTCCTGCACTGCCTGCCTGCGTTCCACGATGACCAAACTACCGTGGGCAAACAAATGGCCGAACAGTATGATTTGCCGGGGGGAATGGAGGTTACCGAAGAGGTGTTTGAATCTGCTCACAGCATCGTATTTGATCAAGCAGAAAACCGCCTGCATACCATCAAAGCAGTGATGGTCGCGACATTGGGTCAAGACTAA
- a CDS encoding YhcH/YjgK/YiaL family protein yields the protein MITGNIHHLELLPYLPAQLKEAIEYVKSHITAETPLGKHDIDGNNLFVLISNDCTDYLENRRAEYHAKYLDIQIVLAGVEGMTFSNQPAGKPDTDWLADKDIAFLPAGVDEKQFVMQTGDFVVFYPGEVHKPLCAVGEPANVRKAVVKISVK from the coding sequence ATGATTACCGGAAATATTCATCATTTGGAATTGTTGCCTTATCTGCCTGCACAATTAAAAGAAGCTATTGAGTATGTGAAGAGCCATATCACCGCAGAAACCCCATTGGGTAAGCATGATATTGATGGTAATAATCTATTCGTATTGATCTCCAATGACTGCACGGATTATCTGGAAAATCGCCGTGCGGAATATCACGCTAAGTATCTGGATATTCAGATTGTTTTGGCGGGCGTCGAGGGGATGACGTTCAGTAATCAGCCTGCCGGTAAGCCGGACACTGACTGGTTAGCGGACAAAGACATCGCTTTTTTACCGGCGGGTGTTGATGAGAAGCAGTTTGTCATGCAGACCGGTGATTTTGTGGTGTTCTACCCAGGTGAAGTGCATAAACCACTGTGTGCGGTGGGGGAACCGGCTAATGTGCGTAAAGCTGTTGTGAAGATATCTGTAAAATAA
- a CDS encoding ABC transporter substrate-binding protein → MKAKILSLLVLTALSGGALAATPPDTLVVVQSLDDIVSLDPAESNELSSIQTVPSLYQRLVQADRDDPAKVVPILAESWQGDAAAKTLTVKLRPQAEFASGNPVQADDVIYSFTRAIKMNRSPAFILNVLGWDASNIDQHLKKIDNKTVQLSWSADVSPAVALNILSTPIASIVDKKAVTANVKENDYGNAWLKMHSAGSGPFKMRVYQPHQAIVLDANPTSPGDKPLIKNIIIKNVPDPSARRLLIQQGDADIARELGPDQTAALKTQAGVKVVEIPSAEQNYLVFNTANPANPLLSKPEFWLASRYLVDYEGITKDLLKGQYFVHQSFLPVGLPGALESNPFTFDPAKAKEILAKAGIKDATLTLDVENKPPFITIAQSLQASFAQGGVKLVLLPAAGSQVYGRVRAKQHQSAIRLWIPDYFDAHSNASAFAYNDGKSSTVAGLNGWVIPELNKQTLAAVAEADPAKRTALYTQLQQELQQNSPYIFIDQAKAQVVLRDNVKGYQQGLNADMVYYDRVSK, encoded by the coding sequence ATGAAAGCTAAAATTCTGTCATTATTGGTTTTGACAGCACTATCTGGCGGTGCATTGGCAGCAACGCCACCAGATACTCTGGTCGTAGTACAATCCCTGGATGATATCGTCAGCCTTGATCCGGCTGAAAGTAATGAACTGTCGAGTATTCAAACGGTTCCAAGTCTCTACCAGCGGCTGGTACAGGCTGATCGTGATGATCCGGCAAAAGTGGTGCCGATCCTTGCTGAAAGTTGGCAAGGTGATGCCGCAGCCAAAACCCTTACCGTGAAATTACGTCCGCAGGCTGAATTTGCTTCTGGTAATCCAGTGCAGGCCGATGACGTGATTTACTCCTTTACCCGTGCGATAAAAATGAACCGTTCACCGGCTTTCATCCTTAACGTACTGGGCTGGGATGCTAGCAACATCGATCAACATCTGAAAAAGATTGATAACAAGACCGTTCAACTGAGCTGGAGCGCTGATGTCAGCCCAGCGGTTGCTCTGAATATCTTATCAACCCCAATCGCCTCAATTGTTGATAAGAAAGCCGTCACCGCCAATGTTAAAGAAAACGACTATGGTAATGCCTGGCTGAAAATGCATTCCGCCGGTAGTGGTCCGTTCAAAATGCGGGTATATCAGCCGCACCAAGCCATCGTGCTGGATGCCAACCCGACATCTCCGGGTGATAAACCGCTGATTAAAAATATTATTATCAAGAACGTACCGGACCCAAGTGCCCGCCGCCTGCTTATTCAGCAGGGTGATGCCGATATTGCCCGTGAATTGGGACCAGATCAGACCGCCGCGCTGAAAACACAAGCTGGCGTTAAGGTGGTTGAGATCCCTTCAGCGGAACAAAACTATTTGGTATTCAACACCGCCAACCCTGCTAACCCACTATTGAGCAAACCTGAATTTTGGCTCGCTTCACGCTATTTGGTTGATTATGAAGGAATTACCAAAGATCTGCTGAAAGGCCAATATTTCGTGCATCAAAGTTTCCTGCCGGTCGGTTTACCAGGTGCTCTCGAAAGCAATCCATTCACCTTTGATCCGGCTAAAGCTAAAGAGATTTTGGCCAAAGCAGGCATTAAAGATGCCACATTGACACTGGATGTTGAGAACAAACCTCCGTTTATCACTATCGCTCAGTCGTTACAGGCAAGCTTTGCCCAAGGTGGCGTGAAACTGGTGTTACTGCCAGCAGCAGGCAGCCAAGTATATGGTCGAGTCCGCGCTAAACAACATCAGTCGGCTATCCGCTTGTGGATCCCGGATTACTTTGATGCGCACTCCAATGCCAGCGCCTTTGCCTATAACGACGGCAAGAGCAGCACTGTTGCCGGTTTAAACGGTTGGGTTATTCCTGAGCTGAATAAACAAACACTGGCCGCCGTCGCAGAAGCCGATCCGGCGAAACGCACTGCGCTCTATACCCAGTTGCAACAAGAGCTGCAACAGAACTCGCCTTATATCTTTATTGATCAAGCCAAAGCACAAGTTGTGCTGCGCGATAACGTAAAAGGCTACCAGCAAGGTCTGAATGCGGATATGGTCTATTATGACCGTGTCAGCAAATAG
- a CDS encoding ABC transporter permease translates to MSVALNNTPGTQSRRRLWGFLQGLFTLALTLFGLLVITFFLSALSPVDRVLQIVGDHASEATYQQVKHQLGLDQPLAVQFWHYLVRLLHGDLGTASASGQPVLQDLLTVFPASLELATLSLVIGAALGVILGLLCARWAGSKLDATIRFITLLGNSVPIFWLGLLMLLLFYARLQWSPGPGRLDDIYQYTVEAKTGFALIDTWRSDDAGAFSNAIAHLILPVSLLSYYALASITRLTRSACLSELNKEYITLARAKGAGEMRILLMHVLPNIRGTLLTVIALAYTSMLEGAVLTETVFAWPGIGRYLTSALFAGDTTAIMGGTLLLGICFILINNVTDLLVRLLDPRTR, encoded by the coding sequence ATGTCTGTAGCACTAAATAATACGCCGGGAACCCAATCCCGGCGTCGTCTTTGGGGGTTTTTACAGGGTTTATTTACCCTGGCCCTGACCTTATTCGGTCTGCTGGTAATTACCTTTTTCCTGTCGGCGCTGTCGCCGGTAGATAGGGTATTACAAATCGTGGGGGACCACGCCAGTGAGGCTACCTATCAGCAAGTTAAACACCAACTTGGGCTGGATCAGCCATTAGCCGTACAGTTCTGGCACTATTTGGTGCGGCTGCTGCATGGCGATCTGGGTACTGCCAGTGCCAGCGGCCAACCGGTGTTACAGGATCTGCTGACAGTTTTCCCTGCCTCGTTAGAATTGGCCACCTTGTCATTAGTGATTGGCGCAGCACTGGGGGTTATCCTCGGCTTGTTGTGCGCCCGCTGGGCAGGCAGCAAGCTGGATGCCACGATTCGCTTTATCACCCTGCTGGGTAACTCGGTACCTATATTTTGGCTTGGCCTGCTGATGTTGCTGTTGTTTTATGCGCGCCTGCAATGGAGCCCGGGCCCCGGCCGCCTTGACGATATTTATCAATATACTGTGGAAGCGAAGACGGGGTTTGCGCTGATCGACACCTGGCGCTCCGATGATGCTGGTGCCTTTAGTAATGCCATCGCCCATTTAATTTTGCCGGTTTCCCTGCTTTCTTATTATGCCCTAGCCAGTATCACCCGCCTGACCCGCTCAGCCTGTCTGAGCGAGTTGAATAAAGAGTACATTACATTGGCGCGAGCGAAAGGCGCGGGCGAAATGCGAATTCTGCTGATGCATGTACTACCCAATATCCGTGGCACATTACTGACCGTGATTGCGCTGGCCTATACCAGTATGTTGGAAGGCGCGGTGTTAACCGAAACCGTTTTTGCCTGGCCGGGTATTGGCCGTTACCTGACCAGCGCACTATTTGCTGGCGATACCACCGCGATTATGGGCGGGACACTGCTGCTAGGTATCTGCTTTATTTTGATTAACAATGTGACGGATCTGCTGGTCCGCCTGCTGGATCCGAGAACGCGTTGA
- a CDS encoding ABC transporter permease, with the protein MSMITFCHALKRSPSTSIGLFILSSLVIIAIFAPWLAPQDPNWQNAADRLLPPGAHHWLGTDSYGRDMLSRLIYGTRPTLGLVLLVTVITLPLGLLVGVLSGYYGGWLERILMRITDVVMSMPRLILAFAFVAMLGPGLINGALALALTTWPAYARQARAEIQLLRKSDYLAAAEMMGIKGLRLLWGHILPMCLPSAVVRLALDLAGIILAAAGLGFLGLGARPPMSEWGSMVADGMQVIFDQWWIAAIPGCAILLSSMAFNLLGDGLRDILDPHHD; encoded by the coding sequence ATGTCGATGATAACCTTCTGCCACGCGCTAAAGCGTTCCCCCTCCACCAGCATTGGGCTGTTTATTCTCTCCTCGCTGGTGATCATTGCGATTTTCGCTCCGTGGTTAGCGCCACAAGATCCCAACTGGCAAAACGCAGCCGACCGTTTATTACCGCCAGGTGCACACCACTGGCTCGGTACTGATAGTTATGGCCGCGATATGCTGTCGCGCCTGATTTACGGCACCCGCCCAACCTTAGGGCTGGTACTGCTGGTTACCGTGATCACGCTACCATTGGGGTTGCTGGTCGGCGTGCTGTCCGGCTATTACGGTGGCTGGCTCGAACGCATTTTGATGCGCATCACTGATGTAGTGATGTCGATGCCACGGCTGATTCTGGCCTTTGCCTTCGTGGCGATGCTCGGCCCCGGTTTGATTAACGGTGCATTGGCATTGGCGCTGACTACCTGGCCGGCCTATGCCCGTCAGGCCAGAGCCGAGATCCAATTATTGCGCAAAAGTGATTATCTGGCCGCCGCTGAAATGATGGGAATTAAAGGTCTTCGGCTGTTGTGGGGCCATATTTTACCCATGTGTCTCCCCTCGGCGGTGGTGCGTCTGGCGCTGGATTTAGCTGGCATTATTTTGGCCGCTGCCGGGTTAGGTTTCCTCGGGCTAGGAGCCAGACCGCCCATGTCCGAATGGGGATCAATGGTTGCCGACGGAATGCAGGTTATCTTCGATCAATGGTGGATCGCCGCGATTCCAGGCTGCGCCATTTTGCTCAGCAGCATGGCTTTTAATCTGTTAGGCGATGGCCTGCGCGATATTTTGGACCCTCACCATGACTGA
- a CDS encoding ABC transporter ATP-binding protein: MTDKIFAVEGLSVDFKQQRVVDNISFQLGHERVALVGESGSGKSITARALMGLVRSPGKVSAKKLSYYSDNTDEQGNPGKIVEHDLTSLKPKQWGALRGSEIAMVLQDPRYALNPVRTVGKQIEESLLLHNALSGADAHERVLNALAAVGLNEGAYHSYPGQLSGGMGQRAMLAIALVNNPRVLIADEPTSALDAKLRNQILELIVEQTEQRNMSLLLISHDLPLVAEHCHRVLVMYQGKLVDQGAAADLPYSTHPYTHTLWACRPSAGTYGTDLPVLDRSADFSGGSHGTD; this comes from the coding sequence ATGACTGATAAAATTTTCGCCGTTGAAGGCTTGAGTGTCGACTTTAAACAACAGCGGGTGGTGGATAATATCTCCTTCCAGCTCGGCCATGAGCGCGTAGCACTGGTCGGTGAATCCGGTTCCGGTAAATCCATTACTGCCAGAGCACTGATGGGGTTAGTTCGCTCACCGGGCAAAGTCAGCGCCAAAAAGCTGAGTTATTACTCTGACAATACCGATGAACAAGGAAATCCCGGTAAGATCGTCGAACACGATTTGACATCCCTTAAGCCGAAACAGTGGGGGGCGTTACGTGGCAGTGAAATTGCTATGGTGCTGCAAGATCCCCGCTACGCACTGAATCCGGTGCGAACCGTGGGTAAGCAAATTGAAGAATCCCTGCTGTTACATAATGCTCTTTCAGGGGCCGATGCTCATGAACGAGTATTAAATGCACTGGCCGCCGTCGGGCTGAATGAAGGTGCTTACCACAGCTATCCTGGTCAACTCTCCGGCGGAATGGGCCAGAGGGCAATGTTAGCTATAGCGTTGGTGAATAACCCACGAGTATTAATTGCCGACGAACCAACATCAGCCTTGGATGCCAAACTGCGTAATCAAATTCTTGAATTGATTGTTGAACAAACCGAGCAGCGCAATATGAGTTTACTGTTAATAAGCCACGATTTGCCGTTGGTCGCTGAGCATTGCCATCGCGTGCTGGTGATGTATCAAGGGAAACTGGTCGATCAAGGGGCGGCGGCAGATTTGCCTTATTCAACTCATCCTTATACCCATACGTTATGGGCCTGCCGTCCGAGTGCCGGTACCTATGGCACTGACTTGCCAGTATTAGATCGCAGCGCTGATTTCTCTGGAGGTTCCCATGGCACTGATTGA
- a CDS encoding ABC transporter ATP-binding protein, giving the protein MALIEVNNLRVSFPQRNQVKTAVESVSFAVEAGETFSLIGASGCGKSTVLRTLAGLQREWQGEITLLGTPLRPGQRFTGQLRKDVQMVFQDPYASLHPQHNIQRTLGEPLQIHGEKNIQQRIVSALEQVGLPASAAQRYPHQFSGGQRQRIAIARALLLRPKLLLLDEPTSALDMSVQAEILNLLNHLKREHGMTYLLVSHDSDVVAHMSERAALMESGKIVREFARRDLELAEHFMG; this is encoded by the coding sequence ATGGCACTGATTGAAGTCAATAATCTCCGGGTCAGTTTTCCGCAGAGAAATCAGGTGAAAACCGCAGTTGAATCAGTAAGCTTTGCGGTTGAAGCGGGTGAAACCTTCAGCCTGATCGGCGCATCCGGTTGTGGTAAATCTACAGTATTACGTACTTTGGCCGGTCTACAGCGAGAATGGCAAGGAGAGATAACCTTGCTGGGTACGCCGTTACGGCCAGGGCAACGTTTCACCGGCCAACTGCGTAAAGATGTGCAGATGGTGTTTCAAGACCCCTATGCCTCGCTGCACCCTCAGCATAATATTCAACGCACATTGGGTGAGCCATTACAGATTCACGGTGAAAAGAATATCCAGCAGCGAATTGTAAGTGCATTAGAGCAAGTAGGTCTGCCTGCTTCTGCCGCCCAGCGTTACCCTCATCAGTTCTCTGGCGGCCAGCGCCAACGCATTGCTATTGCCCGCGCCTTGCTGCTGCGCCCTAAACTGTTGTTGTTGGATGAACCTACTTCAGCATTAGATATGTCGGTTCAGGCGGAAATCCTCAATTTACTCAATCACTTGAAACGCGAACATGGCATGACGTATTTATTGGTCAGCCACGACAGCGATGTGGTGGCCCATATGTCTGAACGTGCGGCCCTGATGGAGAGCGGGAAGATAGTAAGAGAGTTTGCCCGGCGGGATTTAGAGCTGGCTGAGCATTTTATGGGATAG
- a CDS encoding oxidoreductase, with the protein MPAILVLTSHRHPDESRINRRLIEAIRPLANVTVHELMREYPDFQIDVAREQELLKSHDVIVMMFPFYWYSSPAILSEWQDAVLTHGFAYGSGGNKLQGKPLRLVVSTGGKAQDYTPQGYNRYPALDLLLPFHAMANLTGMDYLPPFLVQGANEMEEETLDGYVQGVVGLMKGF; encoded by the coding sequence ATGCCCGCTATTTTAGTCTTAACATCCCATCGTCACCCGGATGAGTCTCGTATTAACCGTCGGTTGATAGAGGCCATCCGCCCATTAGCGAATGTCACGGTGCATGAATTGATGCGTGAATACCCTGATTTTCAGATAGATGTGGCGCGGGAACAGGAGTTGTTGAAGTCACATGATGTGATTGTGATGATGTTTCCGTTTTACTGGTACAGCTCACCGGCTATTTTAAGTGAATGGCAGGATGCGGTATTAACCCATGGTTTTGCCTACGGCAGTGGTGGCAATAAGCTACAGGGTAAGCCGTTGCGGTTGGTGGTCTCCACTGGAGGGAAGGCTCAGGATTATACGCCACAGGGATATAACCGTTATCCGGCGTTAGATCTGTTATTGCCCTTCCATGCCATGGCGAACCTAACCGGAATGGATTATTTACCACCGTTTTTGGTGCAGGGGGCAAATGAGATGGAGGAGGAGACGTTGGATGGCTATGTTCAGGGTGTGGTGGGGTTGATGAAGGGGTTTTAG
- a CDS encoding LysR family transcriptional regulator, whose product MSLPLDIHRLLPAFLTAAQSDNFSTAARQLGITPAAVSKNIRVLEEKLALRLFQRNTHSVVLTDEGKTLLARVAPLWQALSNTLDTVRNDEQQPSGTVRVSVIPGFGRQLLMPLIPKFMARYPQIDLDLSLEARVVNLVGEGFDVGIGTRIDPDSRLIARQFYPMQMLLAASPAYLARNGSPANPQDLYQHQCLIHRNPSNGRRVKWQLQQNNEVQSLELSGRLISSQPDMLLHAALADMGITYVAQWHAAPHFADGSLMPVLVSYWPAPTPVWLYYASADLPPRVRVWVDFLLKHFGPHHALSAQ is encoded by the coding sequence ATGTCGCTGCCTCTGGATATTCATCGTTTACTGCCCGCTTTTCTCACCGCAGCTCAGAGTGACAACTTCTCCACCGCAGCCAGGCAGCTAGGTATCACACCTGCTGCGGTCAGCAAGAATATTCGTGTACTGGAAGAAAAACTGGCGCTACGTCTGTTTCAGCGCAATACCCACAGCGTGGTGCTAACGGATGAAGGCAAAACATTATTGGCACGAGTGGCACCACTGTGGCAGGCACTTTCCAACACTCTGGATACGGTACGTAATGATGAGCAACAACCCAGTGGTACGGTGCGGGTCAGTGTCATTCCCGGCTTTGGCCGCCAACTGTTGATGCCACTTATTCCAAAATTTATGGCGCGTTATCCGCAGATTGATTTGGATCTTTCACTGGAGGCCAGAGTGGTGAATTTGGTCGGAGAAGGATTTGATGTCGGCATCGGCACTCGCATCGATCCCGATAGCCGCTTGATTGCTCGTCAGTTTTACCCAATGCAAATGCTGCTGGCGGCATCCCCTGCTTATCTGGCCCGCAATGGTTCACCCGCCAACCCACAGGATCTCTATCAACATCAGTGTTTAATACACCGTAATCCATCAAATGGCCGGAGAGTAAAATGGCAATTGCAGCAGAATAATGAGGTTCAATCCTTAGAGTTATCAGGTCGTTTGATCTCTTCCCAGCCGGATATGCTGCTACATGCCGCATTAGCGGATATGGGGATCACCTATGTGGCACAATGGCATGCAGCGCCACACTTTGCCGATGGCAGCCTTATGCCGGTATTGGTGAGTTACTGGCCCGCCCCGACCCCAGTATGGCTTTATTATGCTTCTGCCGATTTACCACCCAGAGTCCGTGTTTGGGTTGATTTCCTGTTAAAACATTTCGGCCCACATCACGCTTTATCCGCACAATAA